The Nitrosopumilus sp. b3 sequence TGCTAAAACTGCTCCGCAAATACCTGCAATCAAACTAAAAAAAATCATGCTTGAAACATACACTTCAAATGGGATTGGCATCATTGCCTGCTTGATTGATTTGTCTAGTGATTTTAATTTTGGATGTAAAAATTTTACATGCTCATTTAGTAATTTGTAGCTATACACATGAATTTGTCCAACTGATTCTTCGTCATTCTTTTTTTGTTTCTTTCCAATTAGATTCATGATTTTACCTCTAGTCTTTTTCTTTCGTAGAATCTTTCTGGATCAGCATAATACTCCATTACATTGGCAGTTACTTCTTTATGATCACGAATATCATTTTTTACCATCCATTCTAATGCTAATCGTCTTTTTGTCAATTCATAATTGATTTTTTCGTCACTGTCTCCATCTCTTTCTTTGAGTTTTCTAAAAATTACACTGTTGCCCATATAGTCATGGGTATCTGTTTTTGGATTCCATTTGAAAATTTCATGTGTTCTAATTTCCCCTGTAGTTTCATGAATTCCGTCAATTTCTGAAACCTGGATAATCCTTCTAGCTGATTTGTTTCCTACTCTAATTTTTAATTGAAGTGTGATTAGATCAAGACTGTTTGCAATTAGTGCTTTTGGGACATCCATTGGGGATGATGTTAATCTGGTAAGTGTCGCATCAACAGAATCTGCGTGAATTGATGAAAATCCCCCGTGCCCTGTAGCCATTGCCTGAAATAGTGTATATGCTTCTCTTCCCCTGGTCTCTCCTACAATGATAATGTCAGGTCTTTGTCTTAGGGCAGCTCTTAGAAGATCGAATTGATTAATTTCCCCAATTTGAGTATCTGTAAAGTTTTGACGTGATACGGCTGGAATCCAGTTCTCATGAGGCAGATTTAGTTCTTGGGTGTCCTCTATGCTGACCACTTTCTCTCCAGGCTTGATAAATGAGGCTAGGGCGTTTAGAGCTGTAGTCTTACCGCTAGCAGTTCCTCCGGCAATGAGCATTGTTGATTTTTTCTCAGCCAAATACCACATGAATGCTGCAATATCAATTGAAATTGTTCCAAATTTTATCAAATCAATAATTGTTATTGGATCTGCTCTGAATCTTCTAATGGTAAATGTACTGCCTCTCTTGGTAATTTCATGACCTAGTGTGAGATTAATTCTACTTCCATTTGGAAGTGATGCATCAATGATTGGGTCTGCCATCGAGACATGTTTTCCACAAATGTATGCCATCTTTCTTGAAAAATTATTTAGCTCTGCATCTTTTTCAAAGATGATGTTGGTTGGCATGGATTCATGTTCTCTGTGCCATATGTAGATTGGAATATTGGTTCCATCACAACTGATTTCTTCAATCATGTGGTCTCTCATCAACGGTTCTATTTTCCCTAAATGAACAAAATCCCTAATCGCATAATAATTAATTTTGGAAATATTTTTTTTTGGAATATTTAATCTGTATTTTTTAACCATCGATGAAATTTTCTTTTTTAATCTTCTTTCTGCATCTTTTTTTGATTTTATGTCTTGAAGTGATACAGTAAGCTCTGTCATTAATAATTTTTTAATAATTTCAAATGCCTTCTGGTCTCTTTCAGACAGTATCGGCTCAATTACTTGATACCTTAAGCCGCCTTTTGCTGTTGGGTCTTTAATAATTCCTGCATGTATCTCGTTGTTGTCCCATTCTAACTTTGATAAGGTCATGAATTGAGGAATTTTTGTATCCTTTTCTTCATTTTTCAAATCTTTTTCTTTTTTAATTTTATCTTCTTTGATTATTTCTTTTGATTCTACCTGCAATTTTTGCAATCCTGATATCTTTTCTTTGAATATTTTTAGCCTCAATTTCAGGTTTAATACATCTCTAATGCGTTTTAACGCATGTTCGTTCATATGAACAGCATTTTCCTTTTACTGTTCATTTGCTTAAGAAAACAACTGGGATGATTGATATGTTCATACTTTATGAGGTGAAAAAAATTGTTTAGAAAAAAAACAAATGATAATTCTAAACTCGAATCAAATTCTGGTCATAAATTAGTGGGTCTGAATAACATATCTTCAATTTTCAAAGGAGCCTCAAATGAGACCAAAATTGAGCCTAAAATAGAGAAGATATCTGAAGAATCTATTCATTTTGATGACTCTGATTCACCAAAACCTTCTACCAGTAAGGCAGTAAAACTGATTCAGGAAGTTCAAAAACTCAAGGATAGGACAATTACCCCCTTTGTTGATTACAATGAAGGCTTAATTTTTTACCCAATTCTATCTAAAATTGGTGAAGTTCAGGACAACATTTCATGTCTTGATGATTTGGTCTCAGATGGAATTTTAGAGAAAAAAATTTATGAAAAATTAATTGTTTGTCCAATCCATCCTGATACTCACTCATCTAGTGTTCGTCTTTATTGTCCAAAATGCCATTCACTGAATGTTGAAAAACTAAATCTATTTGAGCATAAGATATGTGGGTATATTACAGAAAACACGAACTTTGATTTCACAGATCCTGAAAACTCTCGATGCCCTTCTTGTAAGAAATCCATTAAAAATTTTGAAAAAGAAATACGTGTTCCTGCAATGTGGTATCAATGCATTGACTGTGTTGAAAAATTTGATAATGCTGTAATCAAATTACATTGTAGAAAATATGAACATGATTTTGATACCAATTCTGGACAATTTGTTCCAACATATTGCTATAAATTAAAAAATTCTGAATCCTCCATCAATTCTGATACGAATCAAATTAAAGATGATTTACTAAAATTATTACAGGGATTCAACTTTGATGCAAATCTCAATATTCAGATAAAGGGTAAGAGTAACAATATTCATGAAATTCCAATTTATGGAAAAAGTAGAATCACTGATGAATCGATACTGATCTTTATAAAAAATCAGCCCGACGGAATTAATCAGTCAGATATGAATTCTATACTAGTTCCCAAATTAGACATTGATCCTACCAAAACATTACTGTTAACCGTATCTGGAATTAATGATGGTGTTGAAAATCTTGCAAAGCATTATAGGATTCATTTGATTGCAGAATCTGACTTCTCTCAAATTATTTCACGGGTAGAAAAATTTGTTTCTGATTGGTATTCTGAGAGTGGTGGCAAAAATTGAAAAATGTCTTTTCAAATCGTTTTTTAAAAAATCGTCGAGCTGTAAGTCAAGTAATGGGAAGTGTGGTGATTTTGGGAATTGTCAGCTCAGTTGGATCTGTAATTCTGTTTAATGGTATGAACAGTATTAGCGCATTTACATATGACCTCTCTTTTCATGAGGCCTCAAAAAATCAAATTCATAGAGAGGATTTGGTATTTGAGCATGTCCGATTTGAGCCTAATACTGATAATTTAGAGATTGATTTGGCAAATATAGGCTCTGTTGAATCTACTATATCCAGTATCACTATCATAAATATCGACAATCAGGAAATTATCACAAATTGGGTAGATGTTGATCAAACCATTCAACTAAAAGATAATCAGCAAATTATTTTGGATCTAATCGATGATACTCAAATTTTATTGGTTCAGGGAACTGGAACATGGAATGATCCTGCATATGTCAATTCTGAATATAGAATATCATTAACAACTACTAGGGGAAACTTCTTCACAACTGTAGCTAGTCCATTTAATACATAAAAAATGTCATCAAACTGTTTCTCTGGTATTAAGAAAAAAAATTCTCGTTTAAAAAATAGGCGGGGAATTACAGATATTATCAGTACCATGATGTTGATGGCTGTAACTGTTACTGGAGCTAGCACATTGACTTATTTTATGAATGATGCATTTCTTTCTGGAAATTTGGGTACTACCTCAACACTTGAAGCATCATCTTTGAACATTCTTCTTTTAGCATATGATACACGTGATTCTTCAGGATTACTTACACTGACTGATGTGGATAACAAATATGATTCTCTTTTGTGCCGTAACAGCTGCAGTAGTAACCAGAATAATATTCCTAATAATGGCGGTACAGAATTTATTGTAATTCAAATTCAAAACAATAATCTTAATTCAATTTTTCTAGAACATCTATCAATTAATGGTGAGCGCTATTCTTGGGATATTTCTACTTCTGGTGTTACGTTAGACACTACTGTCCCATTAACCAATGGGAAATACCCTGCTGATGGAATGTTTTCAATATTACCTGTTACAGTGGGGACAATTATTCAAAAAGAAAATACTGAAATCCAAAGTGGCCAAACAGTTAACCTTCTTATAAAATTAGATTCTGTTGGCTCTGACATACAATTGAATAAGGGAATTCGATTGCTTTTAAATTCTGGACAAATTCAACCCGTGGAATTTTTACTTGAAAGTGGTGGTGCACAATAAAATCTCAATCAAAGAATTTTGCAAAAAATAGACGAGGTCTTTCTTCTGTTGTTGGTGCATTATTCTTCACCGTACTGATGGTTGCAGGATTTTCAGTATTGAGTTTGGCATTGGATGCTCAAACTGATATTGTTACTACTCAGAGAATAGTTTCTGATGTTGAGCTAAAAAAACAACAAGAAAGATTTGGAATTGCAGTGTCCACTGATTCAACTAACAAATTAGATATTTCTGTGACTAATTTTGGTCAAAATCCAGTTGAAATCTCTAGTTTTTGGATAATAAACAAGACTCTATCTACTCAACCTGCTACTCGTTATTCTG is a genomic window containing:
- a CDS encoding type II/IV secretion system ATPase subunit, encoding MRLKIFKEKISGLQKLQVESKEIIKEDKIKKEKDLKNEEKDTKIPQFMTLSKLEWDNNEIHAGIIKDPTAKGGLRYQVIEPILSERDQKAFEIIKKLLMTELTVSLQDIKSKKDAERRLKKKISSMVKKYRLNIPKKNISKINYYAIRDFVHLGKIEPLMRDHMIEEISCDGTNIPIYIWHREHESMPTNIIFEKDAELNNFSRKMAYICGKHVSMADPIIDASLPNGSRINLTLGHEITKRGSTFTIRRFRADPITIIDLIKFGTISIDIAAFMWYLAEKKSTMLIAGGTASGKTTALNALASFIKPGEKVVSIEDTQELNLPHENWIPAVSRQNFTDTQIGEINQFDLLRAALRQRPDIIIVGETRGREAYTLFQAMATGHGGFSSIHADSVDATLTRLTSSPMDVPKALIANSLDLITLQLKIRVGNKSARRIIQVSEIDGIHETTGEIRTHEIFKWNPKTDTHDYMGNSVIFRKLKERDGDSDEKINYELTKRRLALEWMVKNDIRDHKEVTANVMEYYADPERFYERKRLEVKS